One Phycisphaera mikurensis NBRC 102666 DNA window includes the following coding sequences:
- a CDS encoding peroxiredoxin, whose protein sequence is MASPSPPMAATGGDPIEPGAGAPAFELEDQNGTARRLADAGGAPLVLFFYPKDDTPGCTKQACGFQAAEAMLAEAGATVWGVSPQGVKSKRRFADKHGLAFPLLADDDAAVCAAYGVWQEKSMYGKKYAGVVRTTYLIDATGKVARRWDKVKVGGHVDEVLAALRG, encoded by the coding sequence ATGGCTTCACCTTCACCTCCGATGGCCGCGACCGGCGGCGACCCAATCGAGCCCGGTGCCGGCGCCCCCGCCTTTGAGCTCGAGGACCAGAACGGCACGGCGCGCCGGCTGGCCGACGCCGGGGGCGCGCCGCTGGTCCTCTTCTTCTACCCCAAGGACGACACGCCGGGCTGCACGAAGCAGGCCTGCGGCTTCCAGGCCGCGGAGGCGATGCTGGCGGAAGCCGGCGCCACGGTCTGGGGCGTGAGCCCGCAGGGCGTCAAGAGCAAGCGGAGATTCGCCGACAAGCACGGGCTCGCGTTCCCGCTGCTGGCCGACGACGACGCGGCGGTGTGCGCGGCCTACGGCGTGTGGCAGGAGAAGTCGATGTACGGGAAGAAGTACGCCGGCGTGGTGCGGACGACGTACCTGATCGATGCCACCGGGAAGGTCGCCCGCCGCTGGGACAAGGTGAAGGTCGGCGGGCACGTGGACGAGGTGCTCGCGGCGCTGCGGGGTTAG
- a CDS encoding IS630 family transposase, translated as MWCIPPEQSAAFVAAMEAVLCLYALAYDPALPVVCMDEQPKQLIGETRRRFTDSTGRRIEDHEYVRHGTCNLWMFTEPLAGWRDVRTSRRRTAADWAHQIQALVDAPRYESATRIRLVCDNLNTHRIASLYEAFEAAEARRIAERIELVHTPAHGSWLNIAECELSVLSRQCLGRRIDTIQEIDREARAWAAARNQSQRGVHWQFTADDARIKLLSLYPRIAA; from the coding sequence ATGTGGTGCATCCCGCCGGAGCAGTCCGCGGCGTTCGTGGCGGCCATGGAGGCGGTGCTGTGCCTGTACGCGCTCGCCTACGACCCGGCGTTGCCGGTGGTGTGCATGGACGAGCAGCCCAAGCAGCTCATCGGCGAGACCCGCCGCCGCTTCACCGACTCCACCGGCCGTCGGATCGAGGACCACGAGTACGTGCGGCACGGCACCTGCAACCTGTGGATGTTCACCGAGCCGTTGGCTGGGTGGCGGGACGTTCGGACCAGTCGGCGACGCACCGCGGCGGACTGGGCCCACCAGATCCAGGCGTTGGTGGACGCCCCGCGTTATGAGTCAGCGACGCGGATCCGCCTGGTGTGCGACAACCTGAACACCCACAGGATCGCGTCGTTGTACGAAGCATTTGAGGCAGCAGAGGCGCGGCGGATCGCTGAGCGGATCGAGCTGGTGCACACGCCGGCCCACGGTTCGTGGCTGAACATCGCCGAGTGCGAACTGAGTGTGCTCTCAAGGCAATGCCTCGGCCGACGGATCGACACCATCCAGGAGATCGATCGCGAGGCCCGAGCCTGGGCGGCCGCTCGCAACCAGAGCCAGCGAGGCGTGCACTGGCAGTTCACCGCCGATGACGCCCGGATCAAGCTGCTGAGCCTCTACCCGCGGATCGCGGCGTGA
- a CDS encoding helix-turn-helix domain-containing protein gives MAAKLKNRKLYHVHLTDDEREQLTTLVRSGRVAGWKIQRAQALLKCDESPGAPAWTDEQIAEAFDAGVRTVEGWRKKAVEEGPLSLLERKPQDRAMQRKLDGVGEAQLVTIACSDPPEGHDRWSLRLLAGRLVELKVVDSISREAVRCALQKTV, from the coding sequence ATGGCTGCGAAGCTCAAGAATCGGAAGCTCTACCACGTCCACCTCACCGACGACGAGCGGGAGCAGCTGACCACGCTGGTCCGCAGCGGCCGCGTCGCCGGCTGGAAGATCCAGCGGGCGCAAGCCCTGCTCAAGTGCGACGAATCGCCCGGCGCTCCGGCCTGGACCGACGAGCAGATCGCCGAGGCTTTCGACGCGGGTGTCCGCACTGTGGAGGGCTGGCGGAAGAAGGCTGTCGAGGAAGGTCCGCTCTCGTTGCTCGAACGCAAGCCTCAAGACCGCGCGATGCAACGCAAGCTCGACGGCGTAGGCGAAGCTCAGCTGGTGACGATCGCCTGCTCGGACCCGCCCGAGGGCCATGATCGCTGGAGCCTCCGCCTCCTGGCCGGCCGGCTGGTGGAGCTGAAGGTGGTGGACTCGATCAGCCGCGAAGCGGTGCGGTGCGCTCTTCAAAAAACGGTCTGA